The Malus domestica chromosome 10, GDT2T_hap1 nucleotide sequence TACACAATAGGTAGTTACTAAATTATATCGGTTTTGTTTTCTTCATAAATAGTAGGTACTTATTAGATAATATTTTAGTATGAGTgtttaaatattcaaaatttaaaaactgaataaatgataaagaaatttaaagaaattaaatatttttatctgAAGGGGCAAAATTGATATCAAAATATGTAATTGGATAACTGGACTCAGTCCCAAAAACTACCTATGTTTTTGGACCTAGATCCAAAAGCCCCTTTAAAGAATTGAAACAAAACCTATTTTAAAGAATTGAACATTTATGTATGGCTTTTTAAGCtaaaatggtcattgaaatttgtataactcttcactttggtcCACTGAGATTTGCAATCAATAAAAATGGCtattgagattgtccaccatcaatcattttggttattgggtgaaaaattatgttaaaaaggatcaaaattacaaaattatcctcaatttaataaacaatatgccaaaataatttgatcaaaattgagggtattcttatcattttattcctattttatggagatttttttgcagaatgatcaaaatgattgattgtaGACAAACTCAAGGACTAATTCTATCTATTTCAAATCTCAGTGACCAAAATAAGGAGTTATGTAAATCTCAAAGATTATTTTTAGCAAAAAAGCCTTTATGTATTGTTGCTATTTTTTGGAACTTTTTTTACAGAAAAATGGAAAAGATATGAATAAGTAGGAATTCTTGTAACATATACAAATACTACAGGTGTGGGAAGTTATGAGTAGGTACTTTTAGAGCGGTGAACAAAAAATGCAGGagtcatttgttttttttctagaaaagaattattttcatcatttcggctagattttttgttcattttggcCTGCTCTCCTTCTTGCCTATGCTTAAAGACTTTTGGGTTAAGCTACAATCTCATTGCTTTTAAAAgattaagaaacaaaaagaagttGGTGATGGAAATCAAACTTGAACTGAAAACTTGTTGTATACACGTTGAAGACAAACTCTTCTACAtgctcatgaaaacaaattCGTACAATACACATCAAAAACACTCTTTTTCCCTTGCTAATGCATGGAAAACAAACTTGTACAATACATATTGAAAACAAACCCTTTTCTCCTCTGTCTCTGAGGTTTGAAACCCGTTTACATATATAGCCGATTAAGAGGAGGTACATTATATAACCGACGCCTACCCAAATTTTCGTCAAAGAACTAAATGCACTAACCATTATATCATCTACTTATCACACTAATCTAATTACCTATAATCTAATTACCTAGCCCTTTTGTACCTAATTCGACCGCACCAGTTCCATTGTTGCCATCGCCATGATTAACTTGGGTTTTCGTTTCGAGCATTGCATTCGCTTCTCTCCACTTGTGGAACTTACCAAACAAGATCTCCATATCTTCTAGGGTTCTACCTTGGGTCTCCGGGTACATCGTATAAAAGAACACCCATGCAACAGCAGCAATTCCCCCGTAAAGAAAGAAGGCCCCACCCATTGTGATGGCCTTATACAACGAAATAAACGTCATTGAGAGGACCCCACTCACCACCCTATTCATCGCCACTCCCATACTGCAGCCTTGGGCACGTAGCTTCAACGGAAAGATCTCAGAGCTATAAACCCAAGTGATGGGCCCCAATCCGATAGAGAAGAGCGCGGCGTACGCTATTACCATGGTCAAGCACAGTGCAGTAGTCCACGTCATCTTAGCCCCGTGGTGTTGATCAATGATTGTAAGGGCGACACCAAGAGATCCGAGGGAAAATACCATCCCGGCAACACTAGATAGAAGCAACGGACGCCGTCCGATCCGATCAAGCAAAAACGTGGCGACCAGGATGAAAACGGTCTTGgctaatccaacggctacagtACAGAGTAGCTTGTGGTCGGAGTTGGTTATCCCAGCCTTCTCAAAGACTCTTGGGCTGTACAAAACGATGGCGTCGATGCCCGAGGCCTGCTGAAAGAAATGGATACCGACGGCGCAGATTAAAATGTGACGAACTGCTGGTGTTGGATGGAGGAGCAACTCTTTCCAGACGTCTTGGCCTTTGCTACGTTTGGGGACCTGAACGACGTCGTCGGTGCAGTGCTCGGGGATTCCAGCAGCTTCTTTGATGTCCGCTAATCGAAGCAGAGCCTCCTCCTTGGAGTCTGAGGTTTTGTTGAGAACACGTGTCGCGTCCCCGAGCCGTCCCTGCATGACGAGCCAGCGCGGCGACTCCGGCATGGCTAAGACGCCTACGGCCAAAAAAACGGAGGGGACTGCGCCGATGCCGAGCATGAGCCGCCACCCCAAGTTAGTTGGGAGCTTCGAGAACGCATAGTTGGACACGTAGCCCAACAGTATCCCTACATTGACAAAGACCTATTATGCATTCACACAAATCAAATTAGTGAAAACATAATCAATtcataataaaaacaaaatcaattcatatctgcattccacaattttttttctttaactaaTAAATCATTTCAAGCTTTTCAAAAGTGATTTTCGCAtcataattctttttttttctaaaatattTTATTCATCTAGCAtgtaactttctttaaattTATACAATTCATATGTCAAAAAAGAGTAGTGTTAGGTAGATTGagtttgtagactaaatttgcaattaaataatgtgtccgcaataagaaataaacacgttaactaaataataatctaatcatcaacttacatatcatttagtttacaaatttagtcatCTTAACTATTaccccaaaaaataataagagtGCATGAgagaaaaaattacaaataattatttacaaaattttgtttccctaacattacccaagAAAATGAGTGCATGAGAGAAAAAAACATTGCAAATAACGCGTTATCCAACATTATCCTTTTATAATTATTCAAATTTTATAGTAATAAActgttaattttgttttcatgtggagggaaaataaaagaaattcatGAAAAACCACATAAAAGAAAAACTCCTGACATATCGAAATTCTTATATTTGTATAATGTTTTTAAGAATAATGTTGCacataccacccattcgtttgTAGCACCTTTCTACTAGAGGTAGGGACCACAAACTCCTTTCTACTAGAGGTAGGGACCACAAACTCATGTGAGTGCCATTTCTTTTAGAAAAATAGTACAAATAAATGAtaagaataacatttttgtttcttaaaaaTATTGAAGGCATGCATGTGGTAGGTCTCACCAACATGCTGCCTGTGCTTTGGGTTGTGAACTTGTGATAAGCTCTAGTACTATGGCTGTTTCGCTTTATGGAAAATGATATAGCGGTTATGGATGCATATAAACCAACCTCTGGGAAAGATGTGAGGAACCCACGAGATGACGCCGGCGAGACCTCGGCGGTATAGACAGGAGCGATCATGAGGGCGTACCCGATGCCGATCCCAGCTACAAACCGGCCGACCATTAGAAAGGCATAGTTTGTGGAGAATCCCATAAGAAGAGCTCCTGCAAAGAAAATAGCCCCGGCAAGGACTATGGTGTATCGGCGACCAATCCAGTCGGATGTTCTTCCGGCAGCGGCGGAGCCGAAGAGGGAGTAGACGTTTATAATACCGAGTAGGATCTCAATTTCCACGTCGGAAATTTTGAGGTCCTTTTGTATGTAGATTGCAGCTCCACTCATCACACCAATGTCTATAGATATATAAAACCAAcatcaacacatgcaaaaatatAACTTTTGGAATATTAATGACAACGAATTGCTTCAATAAATTAAGAATTTTTTCTCGCGActcaatttttatatttatcatgtatttttaTCATTAAAGCAAAAGTGTATACGACTACTTTGGAGggttaataataattaaaaacaatcTAAGGAAGCAAAATTTGAAGTACATATCCTTACCATAACCCagcaagattgaagtcatggaAGCCAAAATGGCACAACCAAAGGCGTACTTATTTCTTTTGGGTTTCTTTGGGGGATCAAAGTCTGAGAGGCCTCTGCTCCCGGTTTGTTGGCTGAAGACGGCATTATCTTCAGCTCTCCGGCCGGCCATCTTCTCAGAGAAAAGAGATGTGGAGGGGAAAAATAGATCCTAATATTTGCAGAGATGTAATTTagggcgagagagagagagagagagagagagagagagagagagagagagacttaagAGGATATCAGATGTTTTGAGAACTTGAGATGATGAGGGCTTAAATAGACGTTAAAAAAGCTAACATCACTTAATAGCATATAAATAGATACGTGAGTCACAACTCCTCTACTAGCCActctgcatctctctctctctcttcccaccAGTTCTTCCATCCCTCTAACATATTCGTCCAACCAAAcgacaaaaaattataaattagtaaCAGTGTTTCTCCCGTTTTCATTTTCTACGTGGGGCGATGACCAGCCGACTCTTTCTTT carries:
- the LOC103449825 gene encoding putative polyol transporter 1 — translated: MAGRRAEDNAVFSQQTGSRGLSDFDPPKKPKRNKYAFGCAILASMTSILLGYDIGVMSGAAIYIQKDLKISDVEIEILLGIINVYSLFGSAAAGRTSDWIGRRYTIVLAGAIFFAGALLMGFSTNYAFLMVGRFVAGIGIGYALMIAPVYTAEVSPASSRGFLTSFPEVFVNVGILLGYVSNYAFSKLPTNLGWRLMLGIGAVPSVFLAVGVLAMPESPRWLVMQGRLGDATRVLNKTSDSKEEALLRLADIKEAAGIPEHCTDDVVQVPKRSKGQDVWKELLLHPTPAVRHILICAVGIHFFQQASGIDAIVLYSPRVFEKAGITNSDHKLLCTVAVGLAKTVFILVATFLLDRIGRRPLLLSSVAGMVFSLGSLGVALTIIDQHHGAKMTWTTALCLTMVIAYAALFSIGLGPITWVYSSEIFPLKLRAQGCSMGVAMNRVVSGVLSMTFISLYKAITMGGAFFLYGGIAAVAWVFFYTMYPETQGRTLEDMEILFGKFHKWREANAMLETKTQVNHGDGNNGTGAVELGTKGLGN